A genomic region of Mitsuaria sp. 7 contains the following coding sequences:
- a CDS encoding VOC family protein, which translates to MEVFKTHGAFSWSELMTTDPKKATEFYGKLFGWKVEVMPMPGGPADAPPYHVIKTRGADDAIGGMMACPQQGMPPAWGIYVTVDNVDETVAQAKAMGGKVLMEIMEVPTVGRMATIQDPQGAVINVITYAEMPDEKK; encoded by the coding sequence ATGGAAGTCTTCAAGACGCATGGTGCCTTCAGCTGGTCGGAGCTGATGACGACGGACCCGAAGAAGGCCACCGAGTTCTACGGCAAGCTGTTCGGCTGGAAGGTCGAGGTCATGCCGATGCCGGGCGGTCCGGCGGACGCGCCGCCCTATCACGTGATCAAGACCCGCGGCGCGGACGACGCCATCGGCGGCATGATGGCCTGCCCGCAGCAGGGCATGCCGCCCGCCTGGGGGATCTACGTCACGGTGGACAACGTGGACGAGACGGTGGCCCAGGCCAAGGCCATGGGCGGCAAGGTCCTGATGGAGATCATGGAAGTGCCCACCGTCGGCCGCATGGCGACGATCCAGGACCCGCAGGGCGCGGTGATCAACGTGATCACCTACGCCGAGATGCCGGACGAGAAGAAGTAA
- the hrpA gene encoding ATP-dependent RNA helicase HrpA: MSQDSNAPAAPPSRPPRPPRPPRQAGPRRPAAPATPIPPIEFPESLPVSGRREEIMRAMAEHQVVIVCGETGSGKTTQLPKIALAMGRGRGNGGGLIGHTQPRRIAASSVAKRIAEELKSPLGDVVGYKVRFQDRLQPGASVKLMTDGILLAETQTDPLLSAYDTLIIDEAHERSLNIDFLLGYLREILPRRPDLKVVVTSATIDADRFAQHFASAKGPAPVLMVSGRLFPVEQLYRPFEESREYDVNNAICDAVDELWRHGRGDVLVFLPGEREIREAAEALRKHHPPGVEVLPLFARLSEQEQNRVFQPHGQPRIVLATNVAETSLTVPGIRYVIDPGLARVKRYSYRNKVEQLQIENISQAAANQRAGRCGRVSNGTCIRLYDEKDYLSRPRFTDPEILRSSLAGVILRMKSLHLGQVEDFPFIEPPPRKAVADGYQLLNELGAVDERNELTPMGHELSKLPLDPRVGRMILEARQRDALSEVLIIASALSGQDVRDRPMEQQQQADEKHKKFDDEKSEFMGYLKLWKWLGESKGGGPVDPQTAAAQPSPPEGAAAPRGGPAAPREHKLSNRKQEQLLRDNFVNPRRVREWRDIYSQLHTVIAEHGWRLNGAPATYEQVHLSMLAGLLGNIGVKADDDDWYLGARGIKFWRHPGAHLSKKPGRWIVAAELVDTTRLFGRGIAAIEPQWLPGIAGHLIKTQLLEPHWEKKAAEVIALERATLYGIVLYNNKRVNFGRVDAVAARDIFIREALVNGDWETRLPFLAHNQKQIAKVEELEHKSRRQDVLVDDELIYAFYDQQLPADVYSGVTLEKWFREASKADPKLLQLSRDELMRHEAAGVTSNAFPKTIRLGGVDCTATYLHQPGDARDGLTVTVPIYALNQVNDERVDWLVPGMLEAKVTALLKSLHQKPRNRLTPLPEFVAEFVELNPFAQGGLVDVLLKAVKERSQVAVQRNDFKLEQLPPHLFMNIRVVDEHGRQLGQGRNLATLKAELGTQARSAFQALAALKLQGSDDARKPQGSGDAPAGQHSDDSLSRSRERAGVRAAVDEGRPTSSDGKPSRSIKATVTPPSRPAGEATKTYTAWTFGELPELMEIKRGPQTLIGFPALIDKGQHVEIEVFDEPELAAAKHRAGLRRLIALQLKEPLKYLEKNIPDLTQMSVYYMSLGTAEELRDQIIAVALERAFLSDPLPVDEFSFKARLEEGRARLNLIAQEVARLTFNVLIEYQAALRKLKDARTAPKDVIDDLQAQLQRLMPKRFVLQTPWSQLQHFPRYLKAITLRLDKLRADAPRDAKLMSELRPLDQRWSRRVAELKGTADARIDDFRWQLEELRVSLFAQELRTPQPVSVKRLEKVWAQLQN, encoded by the coding sequence GTGAGTCAAGATTCCAACGCCCCCGCCGCGCCGCCTTCGCGTCCTCCCCGCCCTCCGCGCCCACCGCGCCAGGCCGGACCTCGCCGCCCCGCGGCGCCCGCCACCCCGATCCCGCCTATCGAGTTCCCCGAATCGCTGCCGGTCTCCGGCCGACGCGAGGAGATCATGCGGGCCATGGCCGAGCACCAGGTGGTGATCGTCTGCGGCGAGACCGGCTCCGGCAAGACCACGCAGCTGCCCAAGATCGCACTGGCCATGGGCCGGGGTCGCGGCAACGGCGGCGGCCTGATCGGCCACACGCAGCCGCGCCGGATCGCCGCGTCCAGCGTCGCCAAGCGCATCGCCGAGGAACTCAAATCGCCCCTGGGCGACGTCGTCGGCTACAAGGTCCGCTTCCAGGACCGGCTGCAGCCGGGCGCCTCGGTCAAGCTGATGACCGACGGCATCCTGCTGGCCGAGACCCAGACCGATCCGCTGCTCAGCGCCTACGATACGCTGATCATCGACGAGGCCCACGAACGCAGCCTCAACATCGACTTCCTGCTCGGCTACCTGCGCGAGATCCTGCCGCGCCGTCCGGACCTGAAGGTCGTCGTGACCTCGGCGACCATCGATGCCGACCGCTTCGCGCAGCACTTCGCTTCAGCGAAGGGTCCCGCGCCGGTGCTGATGGTGTCGGGCCGTCTCTTCCCGGTCGAACAGCTCTACCGCCCCTTCGAGGAATCGCGCGAGTACGACGTCAACAACGCCATCTGCGACGCCGTCGACGAGCTCTGGCGCCACGGTCGCGGCGACGTGCTGGTCTTCCTGCCCGGCGAACGCGAGATCCGCGAAGCCGCCGAGGCGCTGCGCAAGCATCACCCGCCCGGCGTCGAGGTGCTGCCGCTGTTCGCGAGACTGTCCGAGCAGGAGCAGAACCGCGTCTTCCAGCCGCACGGCCAGCCGCGCATCGTGCTGGCGACCAACGTCGCCGAGACCTCGCTGACGGTGCCCGGCATCCGCTACGTGATCGACCCGGGCCTGGCGCGCGTCAAGCGCTACAGCTACCGCAACAAGGTCGAGCAGCTTCAGATCGAGAACATCAGCCAGGCCGCCGCCAACCAGCGCGCCGGCCGCTGCGGCCGCGTCAGCAACGGCACCTGCATCCGGCTCTACGACGAGAAGGACTACCTCTCCCGTCCGCGCTTCACCGACCCCGAGATCCTGCGCAGCTCGCTCGCGGGCGTGATCCTGCGGATGAAGTCGCTGCACCTGGGGCAGGTCGAGGACTTCCCCTTCATCGAGCCGCCGCCGCGCAAGGCGGTGGCCGACGGCTACCAGCTGCTCAACGAGCTGGGCGCCGTCGACGAGCGCAACGAGCTCACGCCGATGGGCCACGAGCTGTCGAAGCTGCCGCTCGATCCGCGCGTCGGCCGGATGATCCTGGAGGCCCGCCAGCGCGACGCGCTCAGCGAGGTGCTGATCATCGCCAGCGCGCTATCGGGTCAGGACGTGCGCGACCGTCCGATGGAGCAGCAACAGCAGGCCGACGAGAAGCACAAGAAGTTCGACGACGAGAAGTCGGAGTTCATGGGCTACCTGAAGCTCTGGAAGTGGCTCGGCGAATCGAAAGGCGGGGGACCTGTTGACCCCCAGACGGCCGCTGCGCAGCCGTCGCCCCCCGAGGGGGCTGCGGCGCCTAGGGGCGGCCCGGCGGCGCCGCGCGAACACAAGCTCTCCAACCGAAAGCAGGAACAGCTGCTGCGCGACAACTTCGTCAATCCGCGCCGCGTGCGCGAGTGGCGCGACATCTACTCGCAGCTGCACACGGTGATCGCCGAGCACGGCTGGCGCCTGAACGGCGCGCCCGCGACCTACGAGCAGGTCCACCTGTCGATGCTGGCGGGCCTGCTGGGCAACATCGGCGTGAAGGCCGATGACGACGACTGGTACCTCGGCGCTCGCGGCATCAAGTTCTGGCGCCATCCGGGCGCGCACCTGAGCAAGAAGCCGGGACGCTGGATCGTCGCGGCGGAACTGGTCGACACGACGCGCCTGTTCGGCCGCGGCATCGCGGCGATCGAGCCGCAATGGCTGCCCGGCATCGCCGGCCACCTGATCAAGACCCAGCTGCTGGAACCGCACTGGGAGAAGAAGGCCGCCGAGGTCATCGCGCTGGAGCGTGCGACGCTCTACGGCATCGTGCTCTACAACAACAAGCGCGTGAACTTCGGTCGCGTCGACGCGGTCGCCGCGCGCGACATCTTCATCCGCGAGGCGCTGGTCAACGGCGACTGGGAGACGCGGCTCCCGTTCCTGGCCCACAACCAGAAGCAGATCGCCAAGGTCGAGGAGCTCGAACACAAGTCGCGCCGCCAGGACGTGCTGGTCGACGACGAGCTGATCTACGCCTTCTACGACCAGCAGCTGCCGGCCGACGTGTACTCCGGCGTGACGCTGGAGAAGTGGTTCCGCGAGGCCAGCAAGGCCGACCCGAAACTGCTGCAGCTCAGCCGCGACGAGCTGATGCGCCACGAGGCCGCCGGCGTCACCAGCAACGCCTTCCCGAAGACGATCCGCCTGGGCGGCGTCGACTGCACGGCGACCTACCTTCACCAGCCCGGCGACGCGCGCGACGGCCTGACGGTGACGGTGCCGATCTACGCGCTCAACCAGGTCAACGACGAGCGCGTCGACTGGCTGGTGCCCGGCATGCTGGAGGCCAAGGTGACGGCGCTGCTCAAGAGCCTGCACCAGAAGCCGCGCAACCGGTTGACGCCGCTGCCCGAGTTCGTCGCGGAGTTCGTCGAGCTGAACCCGTTCGCGCAAGGCGGCCTGGTCGACGTGCTGCTCAAGGCGGTGAAGGAGCGCTCGCAGGTCGCCGTGCAGCGCAACGACTTCAAGCTTGAACAGCTGCCCCCGCACCTCTTCATGAACATCCGCGTCGTGGACGAACATGGCCGCCAACTGGGCCAGGGCCGCAACCTCGCGACGCTGAAGGCAGAACTTGGCACGCAGGCGCGCTCCGCCTTCCAGGCGCTGGCCGCGTTGAAGCTGCAAGGTTCGGACGACGCCCGGAAGCCGCAAGGCTCGGGTGACGCTCCCGCAGGGCAGCACTCGGACGACTCCCTCTCCCGCTCGCGGGAGAGGGCAGGGGTGAGGGCTGCGGTCGACGAAGGACGGCCGACGTCAAGCGACGGCAAGCCCTCCCGCAGCATCAAGGCGACGGTGACGCCGCCGTCCAGACCCGCGGGCGAAGCCACGAAGACCTACACCGCCTGGACCTTCGGCGAGCTCCCCGAGCTCATGGAGATCAAGCGCGGCCCGCAGACCCTGATCGGTTTCCCCGCGCTGATCGACAAGGGCCAGCACGTCGAGATCGAAGTCTTCGACGAGCCCGAGCTAGCCGCCGCGAAACACCGCGCCGGCCTGCGCCGCCTGATCGCGCTGCAGCTCAAGGAGCCGCTCAAGTACCTCGAGAAGAACATCCCCGACCTGACGCAGATGTCGGTGTACTACATGAGCCTGGGCACGGCCGAGGAGCTGCGCGACCAGATCATCGCGGTCGCTCTGGAGCGCGCCTTCCTGTCCGACCCCTTGCCGGTCGACGAATTCAGCTTCAAGGCCCGCCTCGAGGAAGGCCGCGCGCGCCTCAACCTCATCGCGCAGGAAGTGGCCCGCCTGACCTTCAACGTCCTGATCGAATACCAGGCCGCGCTGCGCAAGCTCAAGGACGCGCGCACGGCCCCCAAGGACGTCATCGACGACCTCCAGGCGCAGCTTCAACGCCTGATGCCCAAGCGCTTCGTCCTGCAGACGCCGTGGAGCCAGCTGCAGCATTTCCCGCGCTACCTCAAGGCGATCACGCTGCGCCTGGACAAGCTGCGCGCCGACGCACCGCGCGACGCCAAGCTCATGTCGGAACTCCGCCCCCTGGACCAGCGCTGGTCGCGCCGCGTCGCCGAACTCAAGGGCACGGCCGACGCGCGCATCGATGATTTCCGCTGGCAACTCGAGGAATTGCGGGTGAGTCTCTTCGCGCAGGAACTGCGGACCCCGCAGCCGGTCAGCGTCAAGCGCCTGGAAAAGGTGTGGGCGCAGTTACAGAACTGA